A single window of Pseudomonadota bacterium DNA harbors:
- a CDS encoding DUF3096 domain-containing protein, with protein MYRSIEPILALVIGILILIVPGFLNYLVAIYLIVIGILGLMPK; from the coding sequence ATGTATAGGTCCATTGAGCCAATACTCGCCCTTGTGATCGGGATTCTGATCTTGATCGTGCCCGGGTTTTTAAACTATCTGGTAGCCATCTATTTGATCGTCATAGGTATCCTAGGCCTGATGCCCAAGTAA